A single region of the Brachypodium distachyon strain Bd21 chromosome 3, Brachypodium_distachyon_v3.0, whole genome shotgun sequence genome encodes:
- the LOC100834936 gene encoding transcription initiation factor IIE subunit alpha has translation MGSLEPFNRLVKLAARAFYDDISMKGDNQPKTSRGDNRGMAVVVLDALTRRQWVREEDLAKSLKLHSKQLRRILRFFEEEKLVTRDHRKESAKGAKIYSAAAAAAGDGQSGTKEGEEKVKLHTHSYCCLDYAQICDVVRYRIHRMKKTLKDELDSRNTVQHYICPNCKKRYSAFDALQLVSYTDEYFHCENCNGELVAESDKLASEEMGDGDDNARKRRREKLNDMQQRIDEQLKPLQAQLKRVKDLPAPEFGSLQSWERLNIGAFAHGDPSAADSSRNAQGQYNGTPMPYLGETKVEVALSGSGAKEEGAESGTDGTVMKVLPPWMVREGMNITKEQRGETSNTTKGDEKSEGKDEKKQDSKGDEKSIQDEYIKAYYEALKKRQEEEDAKRMQEEGHTLSSESHAKRLLGTKTKREDGDVEDEGVEWEEEQLAGNTAETYKFVDLNAEAPESGDEEDDIDWEEG, from the exons ATGGGCTCCCTTGAGCCTTTCAACCG GCTGGTGAAGCTGGCGGCGCGCGCCTTCTACGATGACATCTCCATGAAGGGGGACAACCAGCCCAAGACCTCCCGCGGTGACAACCGGGGcatggccgtcgtcgtcctcgatGCCCTTACCAG ACGCCAGTGGGTCCGAGAAGAAGATTTGGCTAAATCATTAAAGCTCCACTCAAAGCAACTGCGCCGTATCCTCCGATTCTTTGAAGAAGAGAAACTAGTAACAAGAGATCACAGGAAGGAG TCAGCAAAGGGTGCGAAAATATATAgtgcagcggcagctgctgcCGGTGATGGTCAATCAGGTActaaggaaggagaagagaaagtAAAGTTGCACACACATTCTTACTGTTGCTTGGACTATGCGCAG ATCTGTGATGTCGTAAGATACCGGATACATCGCATGAAGAAAACATTGAAGGATGAATTGGACAGCAGAAATACAGTTCAACACTATATATGCCCTAACTGTAAAAAAAG GTACTCAGCCTTCGACGCATTGCAACTTGTAAGCTACACAGATGAGTACTTCCATTGTGAAAATTGCAACGGTGAACTAGTTGCAGAGAGTGACAAGCTTGCTTCTGAGGAAATGGGAGATGGTGATGACAATGCACGAAAGCGTAGGCGTGAGAAGTTGAATGATATGCAGCAAAGAATTGAT GAACAACTGAAGCCATTGCAAGCACAACTTAAGAGGGTGAAGGATCTGCCTGCTCCTGAGTTTGGGAGTCTACAATCATGGGAAAGGCTAAATATTGGTGCTTTTGCACATGGTGATCCTAGTGCAGCTGATTCATCTAGGAATGCACAAGGGCAGTATAATGGTACACCGATGCCTTATCTTGGAGAGACAAAG GTCGAGGTTGCATTATCAGGATCTGGtgcaaaagaagaaggtgcTGAATCTGGTACAGATGGTACAGTGATGAAAGTCTTGCCTCCATGGATGGTCAGAGAAGGCATGAATATTACGAAAGAACAAAGAGGAGAGACCAGTAACACAACCAAAGGAGATGAAAAATCAGAAGGCAAGGATGAGAAAAAGCAGGACTCGAAAGGAGATGAGAAGAGTATACAG GATGAATACATAAAAGCCTATTATGAGGCCCTCAAGAAAagacaggaagaagaagatgcaaaGAGAATGCAGGAGGAAGGCCACACATTATCTTCTGAATCTCATGCTAAGCGGCTCTTGGGCACGAAAACCAAACGCGAGGATGGGGATGTTGAGGACGAGGGTGTTGAATGGGAGGAGGAACAACTTGCAG GGAATACAGCGGAGACATATAAGTTTGTAGACTTGAATGCAGAGGCCCCTGAATctggtgatgaagaagatgatatTGATTGGGAAGAGGGTTAA